Proteins encoded within one genomic window of Rhododendron vialii isolate Sample 1 chromosome 1a, ASM3025357v1:
- the LOC131335867 gene encoding RHOMBOID-like protein 1, which produces MGRVSDSPPVEGEDKLQIKVHSRRGDDKHHHRSTTSPPRPPPQMYQPFKKHFSWLVPIFVVVNVALFIIVMYLNDCPKRSNNCVGADVLGRFAFQSLKENPLLGPSGPTLQSMGALEVKKVVEQHEVWRLISCTWLHAGVFHVLANMLSLLFVGIRLEQEFGFLRIGLLYTISGVGGSLLSALFIRTTISVGASGALFGLLGGMLSELLTNWTIYANKLAALLTLVLIIAINLAVGILPHVDNFAHLGGFATGFLLGFVFLIRPQYAWVRQRNSPPGYYGNSSKPKYKIYQRVLLVISLIILVAGFVSGLVLLLRGVDGNDHCPWCHYLSCVPTPLWKCKPEQVYCESSTIHNQLDLKCLSNGKSKVYTFDATNSTTSLEQLCSQLCS; this is translated from the exons ATGGGGAGGGTCTCTGACTCTCCACCGGTGGAGGGGGAGGACAAGCTCCAAATCAAGGTCCATTCCCGCCGCGGCGACGATAaacaccaccaccgctccaccacgTCTCCTCCTCGACCGCCACCACAAATGTATCAGCCGTTCAAGAAGCACTTCTCATGGCTCGTGCCTATTTTTGTGGTTGTCAACGTTGCTCTCTTTATCATTGTAATGTACCTCAATGACTGCCCCAAAAGGTCCAACAACTGTGTGGGCGCCGATGTTCTTGGCCGGTTCGCGTTCCAGAGCCTCAAGGAAAACCCACTCCTCGGACCCTCTGGTCCCAC CCTACAGAGCATGGGGGCTTTAGAAGTGAAGAAAGTGGTGGAACAACACGAGGTATGGCGCCTGATCAGTTGCACATGGTTACATGCTGGTGTCTTCCACGTCCTCGCCAATATGTTGAGTCTGCTATTCGTTGGCATTCGGCTCGAGCAGGAGTTTGGATTTC TGCGGATAGGGTTACTGTACACCATATCGGGAGTAGGTGGGAGCTTGTTGTCGGCTTTGTTCATCCGAACAACGATTTCTGTGGGTGCCTCTGGAGCTCTATTTGGTTTACTCGGAGGCATGCTTTCCGAACTCCTTACGAATTGGACGATATATGCCAACAAA TTGGCTGCACTGCTGACTCTAGTCCTCATCATTGCAATTAACTTAGCGGTGGGAATCCTTCCTCACGTGGATAACTTTGCACATCTCGGAGGGTTTGCAACCGGATTTCTGCTTGGATTTGTGTTTTTGATTCGCCCACAGTATGCGTGGGTGAGGCAAAGGAATTCTCCTCCTGGTTACTACGGGAACTCATCGAAGCCCAAATATAAGATTTATCAGCGAGTATTGCTGGTCATCTCTCTCATAATTCTTGTTGCCGG ATTTGTTTCTGGCCTGGTTTTGCTCCTTCGTGGAGTTGATGGGAATGACCACTGTCCATGGTGTCACTATTTGAGCTGTGTCCCTACCCCTTTATGGAAATGCAAACCGGAACAAGTCTATTGTGAG TCCAGCACAATCCACAACCAGCTGGACTTGAAATGCCTGAGCAATGGGAAGAGCAAGGTTTACACGTTTGATGCTACAAACAGCACTACCAGTTTGGAGCAGCTCTGCTCCCAGCTTTGCAGTTGA
- the LOC131322595 gene encoding PGR5-like protein 1B, chloroplastic isoform X1: protein MATGASTSATTHVIGSAVIELARSNRTGAPFSVRISTKSNNGVFTRDERDPRAEGPSCIFVGPIETARKETLEALYRQARDAYYSGNPLIVDDMFDRVELKLRSYGSKYVVKYPRCSLRRQSTYADAEGFLSRVKRMNTLLQLFPLWQEDPSQVFLLAGVWLLFLGFGSSACLIPVIYSIGHAYQDAFSSGYYYSSQPSQFLAILNGMLFMALGSVIGYPIASASVKALEGLWRNDLVAVKGACPNCGEEVFGFARSNQSNYSPHRADCHVCECSLEFRTKVEQSISIPGRRLVYGRIYLIKQRGRSHHQRWK, encoded by the exons ATGGCCACCGGCGCAAGCACCTCCGCCACGACACACGTGATCGGGTCCGCCGTCATCGAGCTGGCCCGAAGCAACCGCACCGGAGCCCCGTTCTCGGTCCGTATATCGACGAAGAGTAACAACGGCGTCTTCACCCGGGACGAGCGGGACCCGCGGGCGGAGGGGCCGTCTTGTATCTTCGTCGGCCCCATCGAAACTGCCcgcaaagaaaccctagaagCTCTCTATCGCCAG GCACGGGATGCTTATTACAGTGGCAATCCTTTAATAGTTGATGACATGTTCGATAGAGTAGAG TTGAAATTACGGTCTTATGGTTCAAAGTATGTTGTCAAATACCCACGTTGCAGCCTTAGGAGGCAGTCAACATATGCTGATGCTGAG GGTTTTTTGTCCAGAGTCAAAAGAATGAACACTCTCCTGCAACTGTTCCCCTTAT GGCAGGAAGATCCTTCACAGGTCTTTCTACTAGCAGGTGTATGGCTCCTGTTTCTTGGTTTTGGAAGTTCAGCATGCCTCATCCCCGTAATCTACAGTATTGGTCATGCTTATCAGGATGCATTTAGTTCCGGATATTATTACAGCAGCCAGCCATCTCAGTTCCTTGCCATATTGAACGGCATGCTTTTTATGGCATTGGGGTCTGTGATTGGTTATCCAATTGCATCAGCTTCTG TTAAAGCGCTTGAAGGGCTTTGGAGGAATGACTTGGTAGCAGTTAAGGGAGCTTGCCCAAATTGTGGGGAGGAG GTGTTTGGATTTGCAAGATCGAATCAGTCCAATTACTCCCCCCATAGAGCAGATTGTCATGTGTGTGAATGCTCTCTGGAATTCCGCACCAAGGTTGAG CAATCCATCTCAATTCCGGGTAGACGTTTGGTTTATGGGCGAATTTACTTGATTAAACAGAGAGGCAGGAGTCACCATCAAAGATGGAAGTAA
- the LOC131322595 gene encoding PGR5-like protein 1B, chloroplastic isoform X2 has product MATGASTSATTHVIGSAVIELARSNRTGAPFSVRISTKSNNGVFTRDERDPRAEGPSCIFVGPIETARKETLEALYRQARDAYYSGNPLIVDDMFDRVELKLRSYGSKYVVKYPRCSLRRQSTYADAEEDPSQVFLLAGVWLLFLGFGSSACLIPVIYSIGHAYQDAFSSGYYYSSQPSQFLAILNGMLFMALGSVIGYPIASASVKALEGLWRNDLVAVKGACPNCGEEVFGFARSNQSNYSPHRADCHVCECSLEFRTKVEQSISIPGRRLVYGRIYLIKQRGRSHHQRWK; this is encoded by the exons ATGGCCACCGGCGCAAGCACCTCCGCCACGACACACGTGATCGGGTCCGCCGTCATCGAGCTGGCCCGAAGCAACCGCACCGGAGCCCCGTTCTCGGTCCGTATATCGACGAAGAGTAACAACGGCGTCTTCACCCGGGACGAGCGGGACCCGCGGGCGGAGGGGCCGTCTTGTATCTTCGTCGGCCCCATCGAAACTGCCcgcaaagaaaccctagaagCTCTCTATCGCCAG GCACGGGATGCTTATTACAGTGGCAATCCTTTAATAGTTGATGACATGTTCGATAGAGTAGAG TTGAAATTACGGTCTTATGGTTCAAAGTATGTTGTCAAATACCCACGTTGCAGCCTTAGGAGGCAGTCAACATATGCTGATGCTGAG GAAGATCCTTCACAGGTCTTTCTACTAGCAGGTGTATGGCTCCTGTTTCTTGGTTTTGGAAGTTCAGCATGCCTCATCCCCGTAATCTACAGTATTGGTCATGCTTATCAGGATGCATTTAGTTCCGGATATTATTACAGCAGCCAGCCATCTCAGTTCCTTGCCATATTGAACGGCATGCTTTTTATGGCATTGGGGTCTGTGATTGGTTATCCAATTGCATCAGCTTCTG TTAAAGCGCTTGAAGGGCTTTGGAGGAATGACTTGGTAGCAGTTAAGGGAGCTTGCCCAAATTGTGGGGAGGAG GTGTTTGGATTTGCAAGATCGAATCAGTCCAATTACTCCCCCCATAGAGCAGATTGTCATGTGTGTGAATGCTCTCTGGAATTCCGCACCAAGGTTGAG CAATCCATCTCAATTCCGGGTAGACGTTTGGTTTATGGGCGAATTTACTTGATTAAACAGAGAGGCAGGAGTCACCATCAAAGATGGAAGTAA
- the LOC131322595 gene encoding PGR5-like protein 1B, chloroplastic isoform X3 yields MATGASTSATTHVIGSAVIELARSNRTGAPFSVRISTKSNNGVFTRDERDPRAEGPSCIFVGPIETARKETLEALYRQARDAYYSGNPLIVDDMFDRVELKLRSYGSKYVVKYPRCSLRRQSTYADAEDAFSSGYYYSSQPSQFLAILNGMLFMALGSVIGYPIASASVKALEGLWRNDLVAVKGACPNCGEEVFGFARSNQSNYSPHRADCHVCECSLEFRTKVEQSISIPGRRLVYGRIYLIKQRGRSHHQRWK; encoded by the exons ATGGCCACCGGCGCAAGCACCTCCGCCACGACACACGTGATCGGGTCCGCCGTCATCGAGCTGGCCCGAAGCAACCGCACCGGAGCCCCGTTCTCGGTCCGTATATCGACGAAGAGTAACAACGGCGTCTTCACCCGGGACGAGCGGGACCCGCGGGCGGAGGGGCCGTCTTGTATCTTCGTCGGCCCCATCGAAACTGCCcgcaaagaaaccctagaagCTCTCTATCGCCAG GCACGGGATGCTTATTACAGTGGCAATCCTTTAATAGTTGATGACATGTTCGATAGAGTAGAG TTGAAATTACGGTCTTATGGTTCAAAGTATGTTGTCAAATACCCACGTTGCAGCCTTAGGAGGCAGTCAACATATGCTGATGCTGAG GATGCATTTAGTTCCGGATATTATTACAGCAGCCAGCCATCTCAGTTCCTTGCCATATTGAACGGCATGCTTTTTATGGCATTGGGGTCTGTGATTGGTTATCCAATTGCATCAGCTTCTG TTAAAGCGCTTGAAGGGCTTTGGAGGAATGACTTGGTAGCAGTTAAGGGAGCTTGCCCAAATTGTGGGGAGGAG GTGTTTGGATTTGCAAGATCGAATCAGTCCAATTACTCCCCCCATAGAGCAGATTGTCATGTGTGTGAATGCTCTCTGGAATTCCGCACCAAGGTTGAG CAATCCATCTCAATTCCGGGTAGACGTTTGGTTTATGGGCGAATTTACTTGATTAAACAGAGAGGCAGGAGTCACCATCAAAGATGGAAGTAA